The Candidatus Dependentiae bacterium genome includes a window with the following:
- a CDS encoding thioredoxin family protein, whose product MNMYFKRIAALVGIFALTGTVDAVSVRGATTITNKKHYEELTKGKPHVIVFSADWCGACKANYEIIEQVIAQYPDVVFVVVDGDNQETLYLKKAHGLKALPSFAFVDANGKSVDMLHRGMITKEKLERHVSKLSGKKAMASPAPAVAKTEKAVAMPMATTEKKMMRKEPMAIKQAPAAAVERRVERKVTAVENGKMTTTKVTAKRKVICPANER is encoded by the coding sequence ATGAATATGTACTTCAAGCGCATCGCAGCACTTGTTGGTATCTTTGCACTCACCGGCACGGTTGATGCAGTAAGCGTGCGTGGAGCAACAACTATAACCAATAAGAAACATTACGAAGAACTCACCAAAGGAAAACCACACGTTATTGTATTTTCTGCTGATTGGTGTGGCGCATGCAAAGCAAACTACGAAATTATTGAGCAAGTTATTGCACAATACCCAGATGTTGTTTTTGTCGTTGTCGACGGTGATAATCAAGAAACACTGTATCTTAAAAAAGCACATGGATTAAAAGCATTGCCAAGCTTTGCTTTTGTTGATGCAAATGGCAAAAGCGTTGATATGCTACACCGCGGCATGATCACAAAAGAAAAACTTGAGCGCCATGTTAGTAAACTCAGCGGAAAAAAGGCTATGGCGTCACCAGCTCCTGCAGTAGCTAAAACAGAAAAAGCTGTTGCAATGCCAATGGCAACAACTGAAAAGAAAATGATGCGAAAAGAACCTATGGCTATTAAACAAGCGCCTGCTGCAGCTGTTGAACGAAGAGTGGAAAGAAAAGTAACAGCAGTAGAAAATGGCAAAATGACCACAACAAAAGTAACTGCAAAACGCAAAGTCATCTGCCCAGCTAACGAAAGATAA
- a CDS encoding ribonucleoside-diphosphate reductase subunit alpha: MGATYNELSVTKRNGSLEQLDLEKIRSCFVRAAYDCMDNVSIDMLIAEVVRNVYDKVKTEEVESALILSAVAFIEQDPAYDKVATRLLLQKLYREVLGQSVNPATLEHEYRNAFIKSIYQGVKGDVLNQKLLEFDLERLANGLHIERDHLFVYLGLSTLYERYFYKIEKKRYELPQTFWMRVAMGLALNETNKEEKALEFYETFSSLRYVSSTPTLFHSGYKIAQLSSCYLSTVNDDLGHIFKVIGDNAQLSKWAGGIGNDWTNIRGTGSFIKSIHATSQGVIPYLKIVNDVVIAITRSGIRRGGTCSYLETWHIDVEDFIDLRRNTGDERRRTHDMNTANWIPDLFMKRVMLDADWTLFSPDEVPDLHDLYGRAFEKRYEEYEEKARAGQIKLSKVVSAQKLWRRMLSRLFETGHPWITFKDPCNIRSPQDHVGVVHSSNLCTEITLNTSAEETAVCNLGSINLSEHIINGQLDVEMLAKSIRTAVRMLDNVLDLNFYPTAEARSSNLRHRPIGLGVMGFQDALIKLDIGFASEKAIWFADYSQELISYYAILSSSELAHERGAYQTYKGSKWDRGIFPIDSIDLLEQERGMRIEVSRSATLDWSLVRENVRKHGMRNSNVMAVAPTATIANIAGCYPSIEPLYKNMYVKSNIAGEFTIVNRYLVNDLKKIGAWNRQMLEQLKYYDGDITRVPSIPEHLKEKYRGAFELDPVWLLKITAARGKWIDQSQSHNVFMKGVSGKKLNDIYMTAWQYGLKTTYYLRTLGATQIEKSTLGTEYGFTQKREYNDDVADANAIKAQAVEQEAPKTGASCNPFDNAECESCQ, translated from the coding sequence ATGGGGGCAACCTATAATGAGTTGAGTGTTACTAAGCGTAATGGGAGTTTGGAACAACTTGATCTGGAAAAAATTCGATCATGTTTTGTCCGCGCTGCATACGATTGCATGGATAATGTATCGATCGATATGCTCATCGCTGAAGTTGTGCGCAATGTTTATGATAAAGTAAAAACAGAAGAGGTTGAGTCTGCGCTTATTTTATCTGCTGTTGCATTTATCGAACAAGATCCTGCATATGATAAAGTTGCAACGCGTTTATTATTGCAAAAATTATATCGCGAAGTGCTTGGCCAAAGCGTTAATCCCGCCACTCTTGAGCATGAATATAGAAATGCATTTATAAAAAGTATTTATCAAGGAGTGAAGGGCGATGTTCTCAATCAAAAATTGCTGGAGTTCGATTTAGAGCGCTTGGCAAATGGATTGCATATTGAGCGAGATCATCTTTTTGTTTATTTGGGCCTTTCAACTCTTTATGAGCGTTACTTTTATAAGATTGAAAAAAAGCGCTACGAGTTACCGCAAACTTTTTGGATGCGTGTAGCGATGGGGCTTGCGCTTAATGAAACAAATAAAGAAGAAAAAGCGCTTGAATTTTATGAGACGTTCTCATCATTGCGCTATGTTTCTTCTACGCCAACGCTTTTCCATTCAGGTTATAAAATTGCGCAGCTCAGTTCTTGCTATCTTTCAACGGTAAATGATGATCTTGGGCATATTTTTAAAGTTATTGGCGATAATGCTCAGCTTTCAAAATGGGCTGGCGGTATCGGAAACGATTGGACAAATATTCGCGGGACCGGTTCATTTATTAAAAGTATTCATGCAACCAGCCAAGGCGTTATTCCTTATTTAAAAATTGTGAACGATGTCGTTATTGCAATTACACGAAGTGGTATTCGCCGTGGTGGTACCTGTTCTTATTTAGAAACGTGGCATATTGACGTAGAAGATTTTATCGATTTGCGTAGAAATACCGGTGATGAACGACGTCGCACCCATGATATGAATACTGCAAACTGGATACCTGATTTGTTCATGAAGCGCGTTATGCTCGATGCAGATTGGACGCTTTTCTCCCCAGATGAAGTTCCTGATTTGCACGATCTTTATGGTAGAGCGTTTGAAAAACGGTATGAAGAGTACGAAGAAAAAGCACGCGCTGGCCAAATAAAATTGTCTAAAGTAGTTTCTGCGCAAAAATTGTGGCGCAGAATGCTCAGCAGATTATTCGAGACGGGCCATCCATGGATTACGTTTAAAGATCCGTGCAATATTCGTTCACCGCAAGATCATGTTGGCGTTGTGCATAGTTCTAATCTTTGCACTGAGATCACGCTTAATACTTCTGCCGAAGAAACTGCCGTTTGTAATCTTGGATCTATAAATCTTTCTGAGCATATTATCAACGGTCAACTTGATGTTGAAATGCTTGCTAAATCGATTCGCACAGCAGTTCGCATGCTTGATAACGTGCTTGATCTTAATTTCTATCCAACTGCTGAAGCGCGCAGCTCAAACTTGCGCCATCGCCCAATAGGGCTTGGGGTTATGGGCTTTCAAGATGCGCTTATCAAGCTTGATATTGGATTTGCATCTGAAAAAGCGATTTGGTTTGCAGATTATTCGCAAGAATTAATTTCGTATTATGCGATTCTTTCATCATCTGAATTAGCACATGAGCGCGGCGCTTATCAAACATATAAAGGCTCAAAGTGGGATCGCGGAATTTTCCCAATTGATAGCATCGATCTTCTTGAGCAAGAACGCGGCATGCGTATTGAAGTTTCGCGCAGCGCAACTCTTGATTGGAGTTTGGTGCGTGAAAATGTAAGAAAGCATGGTATGCGCAATTCAAACGTGATGGCAGTAGCGCCAACCGCGACGATTGCTAACATTGCCGGTTGTTATCCAAGCATTGAGCCGCTTTATAAAAACATGTATGTAAAATCGAACATCGCTGGTGAGTTTACGATCGTAAATCGCTATCTTGTGAACGATTTGAAAAAAATTGGCGCATGGAATCGCCAAATGCTTGAGCAGTTAAAGTATTATGATGGTGATATTACTCGCGTGCCATCTATTCCTGAGCACTTGAAAGAAAAATATCGTGGTGCGTTTGAGCTCGATCCTGTTTGGTTGCTGAAAATTACTGCAGCTCGAGGAAAATGGATCGATCAAAGCCAATCGCATAACGTATTTATGAAGGGCGTTTCTGGAAAGAAATTAAACGATATTTATATGACCGCATGGCAGTATGGACTCAAGACCACCTACTATCTACGTACGCTTGGAGCGACACAGATAGAAAAATCAACACTTGGCACTGAATATGGATTTACGCAAAAACGTGAATATAATGATGATGTTGCCGATGCAAATGCAATTAAGGCTCAAGCGGTTGAACAGGAAGCGCCAAAGACCGGTGCATCTTGCAATCCATTTGATAATGCTGAATGCGAATCTTGTCAGTAG
- a CDS encoding ribonucleotide-diphosphate reductase subunit beta yields the protein MAKKRIINDSQTDPNKILPMTYQWAREHYKNGIANNWVPEEIAMQLDVEQWKSPTALNERERRLILWNLGFFSTAESLTANNLVLTVYRHVTNPECRQYLLRQAYEEAIHTDTFIYCCDTLGLDPDQIYNMYNTIPSIAEKDAFVIELTKSIFDPGFVTEGTENIRRFVRDLIGFYVIMEGIFFYAGFAMMLALKRQGKMVGIGEQFEYIMRDESIHLAFGCDLINTIKAENPEIWTIAFEEEIIGLIKKAVILEKKYAFDACPEGLLGINAQQFADYVEHIADRRLERIGLMRVYFKENPFPWMSLSTDLSKEKNFFETRVTEYQSAGSLEWE from the coding sequence ATGGCAAAAAAAAGAATCATTAACGATTCACAAACAGATCCGAATAAAATTTTACCCATGACCTATCAATGGGCGCGTGAACATTATAAAAATGGTATCGCGAATAATTGGGTTCCCGAAGAAATTGCTATGCAATTGGATGTTGAGCAATGGAAATCGCCAACCGCATTAAATGAGCGGGAACGACGGTTGATTTTATGGAATCTTGGATTTTTTTCTACAGCAGAATCGCTGACCGCGAATAATTTGGTACTAACCGTTTATCGGCATGTAACAAACCCTGAATGTCGCCAATATTTATTGCGTCAGGCGTACGAAGAAGCGATTCATACCGATACGTTTATTTATTGCTGCGATACATTGGGCCTTGACCCTGATCAGATTTATAATATGTATAACACCATTCCTTCTATCGCTGAAAAGGATGCGTTTGTTATCGAACTTACAAAATCGATCTTTGATCCAGGCTTTGTAACCGAAGGAACAGAAAATATTCGTCGCTTCGTGCGCGATTTGATCGGTTTCTATGTGATCATGGAAGGGATATTCTTCTATGCCGGTTTTGCAATGATGCTTGCGCTTAAGCGTCAGGGTAAAATGGTTGGTATTGGGGAGCAGTTTGAATATATTATGCGTGATGAAAGTATTCATTTAGCATTTGGCTGCGATTTAATTAATACGATTAAAGCTGAAAATCCTGAAATCTGGACCATTGCTTTTGAAGAAGAAATTATCGGCTTGATCAAAAAAGCGGTAATTCTTGAAAAGAAATACGCATTCGATGCATGCCCAGAGGGATTGCTTGGCATTAACGCACAACAATTTGCAGATTACGTTGAGCATATAGCTGACCGTCGTCTTGAACGAATTGGATTAATGCGTGTGTACTTTAAAGAGAATCCATTCCCTTGGATGTCTTTATCTACCGATTTGAGCAAAGAGAAGAACTTCTTTGAAACGCGCGTGACTGAATATCAATCCGCCGGTTCTCTGGAGTGGGAATAA
- a CDS encoding S9 family peptidase, translating into MLFFLFSLFLISQGLTAQQAYIKRINAFVPHEYASLSEFERQYLSSEKYQACLNWFEECSEMECKKIEYMSDHYKVVALLITPKNMEQKKYPLVIYNRGGSEDIGKVTILTIKEKIYEFIKNGYCVLAAQYRGVDGGQGSDEIGGADIKDVLSLFKVIDELDCIDRDNIFMYGHSRGGMMTYMAIKVGMPIKAAATEAGVADFFTFVKFRPEVEDAFLNKCIPNLPDKKNEEYEKRSAVCWADLLNVPLFITHAKDDTIVSIEESRNLIEKLKFYKKDYEYLEYDDGGHFLKMHRNEIQQKILAWFEKYRN; encoded by the coding sequence ATGTTATTTTTTTTGTTTTCTTTATTTTTGATAAGTCAGGGCCTTACAGCGCAACAAGCATATATAAAAAGAATTAATGCTTTCGTACCGCATGAATATGCATCATTAAGCGAATTTGAGCGTCAATATTTAAGCAGCGAAAAGTACCAGGCATGTTTAAATTGGTTTGAAGAATGCTCTGAGATGGAGTGTAAAAAAATCGAATATATGAGCGATCATTATAAGGTAGTTGCACTTCTTATTACACCAAAAAATATGGAACAAAAAAAATATCCTCTTGTGATATATAATCGGGGTGGTAGTGAAGATATTGGAAAAGTAACCATTCTTACTATCAAAGAAAAAATTTATGAATTTATTAAAAATGGCTATTGCGTGCTAGCGGCTCAATATCGCGGTGTTGATGGTGGGCAGGGAAGTGACGAGATTGGTGGAGCAGATATTAAAGATGTTCTTAGTCTTTTTAAGGTTATAGATGAGCTGGATTGTATCGACCGCGATAATATTTTTATGTACGGGCATTCTCGAGGCGGCATGATGACCTATATGGCAATTAAAGTGGGAATGCCTATAAAAGCCGCAGCAACAGAAGCGGGAGTCGCAGATTTTTTTACGTTTGTTAAATTTCGTCCCGAAGTGGAGGATGCATTTCTTAATAAATGTATTCCAAACTTGCCAGATAAAAAAAATGAAGAGTACGAAAAGCGCTCAGCTGTTTGTTGGGCGGATTTACTTAATGTGCCTCTATTTATAACTCACGCAAAAGACGATACCATCGTTTCGATTGAAGAATCACGAAATCTAATAGAAAAGCTAAAATTTTACAAAAAAGATTATGAATATTTAGAATACGATGATGGTGGGCACTTTCTTAAGATGCATCGTAATGAGATTCAGCAGAAGATTTTGGCATGGTTTGAAAAATATCGAAATTAA
- a CDS encoding HD domain-containing protein: protein MKKIGILLGLLFYCLNLFALVHLEEQNSCLKLETLYGEMIIEEPVLIDLIKSAPFERLKYIRQYGVVCHARNEPEYTRFQHSLGVFFLTKKYGAPLSEQIAALLHDISHTVFSHVGDIFYNSDYRTGKQSYQDEIHEQYLKESGIAAILQKHGFADACNGTNKQCQRCFDQPLPGLCTDRIEYNLTGAYIDGMITQDELCTILSHLHFEKDEWFFDEVDNAKKFGLISLKLSESRWGSAWSAFIDYSAAQAMKRACTLGLITKNDIQFSTDDIIWEKIAQSKDEEIVQWINRVQHSRESFCICDAEKSDLFVCGKFSGTDPLVLTEKGFKRISEIDAEYKEEYERVKKLVRSGAHIKYLRS from the coding sequence ATGAAAAAAATCGGAATACTACTCGGATTACTTTTTTATTGTTTGAACTTGTTTGCATTAGTTCATCTTGAAGAGCAGAATAGTTGTCTCAAGCTCGAAACACTTTATGGTGAAATGATCATTGAAGAGCCAGTTTTGATAGATTTGATTAAAAGTGCTCCATTTGAGAGGTTAAAATACATTCGTCAATACGGCGTTGTGTGCCATGCGCGAAACGAGCCTGAATATACGCGCTTTCAACATTCACTTGGTGTTTTCTTTTTGACAAAAAAATATGGTGCACCATTGAGTGAGCAAATTGCTGCATTACTGCATGATATTTCTCATACGGTGTTTTCGCATGTTGGCGATATTTTTTATAACAGCGATTATCGAACCGGAAAACAATCATACCAAGATGAGATTCATGAACAGTATCTTAAAGAGTCTGGTATAGCTGCTATTTTGCAAAAACATGGTTTTGCTGATGCGTGCAATGGAACTAATAAACAATGCCAGCGCTGCTTTGATCAGCCGCTTCCAGGATTATGTACTGATCGTATCGAATATAATTTAACTGGTGCATATATTGACGGCATGATAACCCAAGATGAATTATGCACAATTCTTTCGCATTTGCATTTTGAGAAAGATGAATGGTTCTTTGATGAGGTGGATAATGCAAAAAAATTTGGTTTAATTTCATTGAAATTATCTGAATCTCGCTGGGGATCAGCATGGAGCGCGTTTATTGATTATTCTGCTGCGCAAGCGATGAAGCGTGCATGCACTCTTGGTTTAATCACAAAAAACGATATTCAATTTTCAACCGATGATATTATTTGGGAAAAAATCGCACAGAGCAAAGACGAAGAAATTGTTCAATGGATTAATCGGGTGCAGCATTCGCGGGAAAGCTTTTGTATATGCGATGCGGAAAAAAGTGATCTTTTTGTGTGTGGAAAATTTAGTGGTACGGATCCGCTTGTACTCACAGAAAAGGGATTCAAACGTATTTCTGAAATTGATGCTGAATATAAAGAAGAATACGAACGCGTGAAAAAATTGGTGAGAAGCGGCGCGCATATAAAATATTTGCGCTCATAA
- a CDS encoding site-2 protease family protein: MNFSIKRISATLITLLALSFIVFFHELGHYLACHAFGVPTPTFSVGFGPALIQYKPQNTTFQIALIPLGGYVSIAAHELSQKPYWQKMIITLAGIFNNSLLAAVLLFFIFFSQEASSLTIALNATLKKLKELFKEFGGIFSPAYKRAKLMGPSEIITTTHQKFNESAAFFFLWLAVISIQIGLFNLLPLPLLDGGQAVQITAEALIHRDLTAQEIVFMHYAMVFFFISLILLSQKKKTP, translated from the coding sequence ATGAATTTTTCAATCAAGCGCATCAGCGCAACTCTCATTACGTTGCTTGCATTAAGTTTTATCGTTTTTTTTCATGAATTAGGCCACTATCTTGCGTGCCACGCGTTTGGTGTACCAACGCCGACGTTTTCAGTTGGTTTTGGGCCAGCGCTCATTCAATATAAACCGCAAAATACAACGTTCCAAATAGCCCTTATTCCATTAGGCGGTTACGTAAGTATTGCCGCGCATGAATTAAGCCAAAAGCCCTATTGGCAAAAAATGATTATTACGCTCGCTGGTATTTTTAATAATAGTCTGCTTGCTGCAGTTTTATTATTTTTTATTTTTTTTTCTCAAGAGGCAAGCTCCCTTACTATAGCTTTGAATGCGACATTGAAAAAATTGAAAGAACTTTTCAAAGAATTTGGCGGTATCTTTTCCCCTGCTTATAAAAGAGCCAAACTCATGGGCCCATCAGAAATTATTACAACGACCCATCAAAAATTTAACGAAAGCGCTGCTTTCTTTTTCCTTTGGCTTGCCGTTATAAGCATTCAAATTGGTCTTTTTAATCTTCTACCGCTTCCTTTGCTCGATGGCGGCCAAGCAGTACAAATTACTGCCGAAGCATTGATACATCGCGATTTAACCGCGCAAGAAATAGTATTTATGCATTATGCAATGGTATTCTTCTTCATATCGCTTATTTTATTATCACAAAAAAAGAAAACACCTTGA